The following are encoded together in the Perca flavescens isolate YP-PL-M2 chromosome 22, PFLA_1.0, whole genome shotgun sequence genome:
- the uba5 gene encoding ubiquitin-like modifier-activating enzyme 5, whose product MATVEELKLRVRELENELIKCKQKQCAMEDSQSQELHRPKIDKMSAEVVDSNPYSRLMALKRMGIVEDYEKIRTFTVAVVGVGGVGSVTAEMLTRCGIGKLLLFDYDKVELANMNRLFFQPHQAGLSKVEAAEHTLRNINPDVSFETHNYNITTLENFTHFMERISYGGLEEGKPVDLILSCVDNFEARMAINTACNELGQIWMESGVSENAVSGHIQLIIPGETACFACAPPLVVAANIDEKTLKRDGVCAASLPTTMGVVAGLLVQNVLKYLLKFGTVSYYLGYNAMQDFFPTMTMKANPQCNDRYCRIQQEEYKKKEAERPKVEVVQEEEEVVIHEDNEWGIELVSEVTDAELQAASGDVPDLPEGITVAYTIPAEDTPSGETVGETEQSLEELMAQMRKL is encoded by the exons ATGGCGACAGTAGAGGAACTGAAGCTGCGGGTAAGAGAGTTGGAAAATGAATTGATAAAGTGTAAGCAGAAGCAGTGTGCAATGGAGGATTCTCAAAGCCAGGAACTCCACAGACCGAAGATTGACAAAATGAGCGCCGAAGTTGTGGATTCCAACCCATACAg TCGTCTAATGGCTTTAAAGAGAATGGGCATCGTGGAAGATTATGAG AAAATCCGGACATTCACAGTTGCTGTGGTTGGTGTTGGGGGAGTTGGCAGTGTGACAGCTGAAATGCTCACTAGATGTGGCATTGGTAAG TTACTTCTTTTTGACTATGATAAAGTAGAGCTGGCCAATATGAACAGATTGTTCTTCCAGCCTCACCAGGCAGGCCTCAGTAAAGTGGAAGCTGCagaacacacactcag GAACATTAATCCGGATGTGTCATTTGAGACCCACAACTACAATATCACCACATTGGAaaattttacacattttatggAGCGCATCAG TTATGGAGGGCTAGAAGAAGGGAAGCCAGTGGATTTGATCCTGAGCTGTGTAGACAACTTTGAGGCTAGGATGGCCATTAATACA GCCTGTAATGAACTAGGTCAGATCTGGATGGAGTCTGGTGTCAGTGAGAACGCTGTGTCGGGGCACATCCAGCTCATCATTCCGGGAGAGACGGCGTGCTTTGCT TGTGCTCCTCCACTGGTGGTGGCAGCTAACATCGATGAGAAGACCCTGAAAAGGGATGGTGTGTGTGCTGCCAGCTTACCAACAACAATGGGCGTGGTCGCAGGCCTCCTGGTGCAAAATGTCCTCAA GTATCTGTTGAAGTTTGGCACAGTCAGTTATTATCTTGGCTACAATGCCATGCAGGACTTCTTCCCCACCATGACCATGAAAGCCAACCCCCAGTGTAATGACCGCTACTGCAGGATACAACAGGAAGAGTACAAG AAAAAAGAAGCAGAGCGGCCAAAGGTTGAAGTTgtacaggaagaggaggaggtggtaaTACATGAGGACAATGAGTGGG GTATTGAACTAGTATCAGAGGTGACTGATGCAGAGTTACAGGCTGCATCAGGTGATGTGCCTGACTTACCAGAAGGCATTACTGTGGCTTACACCATTCCAGCTGAG GATACACCAAGTGGGGAGACAGTGGGGGAGACTGAACAGAGCCTAGAAGAATTGATGGCTCAGATGAGAAAGTTGTAG